A single genomic interval of Alligator mississippiensis isolate rAllMis1 chromosome 15, rAllMis1, whole genome shotgun sequence harbors:
- the PYGO2 gene encoding pygopus homolog 2: protein MAAPHAEKLEGGVPGPPPAPGPPHPLPHPHAPGAAAPAPAPPGRKQGKAGLQMKSPEKKRRKSNTQGPAYSHLSEFAPPPTPMVDHLVASNPFEDDFGAPKVGAASAPFLGSPVPFASFRMQGAMAAPVPPGYGGGPQPLRRQPPPFAPGQMGPAFSLPPQTPGYVQPGGMSFPSQPFSQPLGQNFSPTAGQLLQGPVGGFGPMISPTMGQPPRADMGPGPALNPPGGPSMTQRFGQPGTLFGQSPMQRPSQTLPNLPPNTSPFPGADPGFPAGAEDGAKPLNPPASTFSQEQHSGSPAAVNGAQPSFAPGSTTRSSGTPEANSLPPPSKAPGSSGHQPPPGLVYPCGACRNEVNDDQDAILCEASCQKWFHRECTGMTENAYGLLTTEASAVWACDYCLKTKEIQSVYIREGLGQLVAANDG, encoded by the exons ATGGCGGCGCCGCACGCTGAGAAGCTGGAGGGAGGCGTCCCGGGCCCCCCGCCCGCGCCGGGGCCCCCGCATCCGCTCCCGCACCCACACGCGCCGGGCGCCGCcgcccccgcgcccgccccgcccggccgcAAGCAGGGAAAGGCCG GCCTGCAGATGAAGAGCCCTGAGAAAAAGCGCCGTAAATCCAACACCCAG GGTCCGGCCTACTCGCACCTGTCTGAGTTCGCGCCTCCGCCGACGCCCATGGTGGACCATCTCGTGGCCTCCAACCCCTTTGAGGATGACTTCGGGGCGCCAAAGGTGGGCGCCGCCTCAGCCCCGTTCCTGGGCAGCCCCGTGCCCTTCGCCAGCTTCCGCATGCAGGGTGCCATGGCAGCCCCAGTGCCGCCAGGCTACGGAGGGGGCCCGCAGCCCCTGCGTCGCCAGCCACCCCCTTTTGCACCCGGCCAGATGGGTCCAGCCTTCAgcctgcccccccagacccccGGCTACGTGCAGCCCGGTGGCATGAgcttccccagccagcccttcagCCAGCCCCTCGGACAGAACTTCAGCCCCacggctgggcagctcctgcagggCCCCGTCGGGGGCTTTGGGCCCATGATCTCACCCACCATGGGGCAACCACCACGGGCggacatggggccagggcccgcGCTGAACCCCCCAGGCGGCCCCTCAATGACACAGAGGTTTGGCCAGCCGGGCACCCTCTTTGGACAGTCGCCCATGCAGCGGCCCAGCCAGACCCTGCCCAACTTGCCCCCTAACACCAGCCCCTTCCCCGGGGCTGACCCTGGCTTCCCGGCCGGCGCAGAGGACGGAGCCAAGCCCCTCAACCCGCCTGCCAGCACCTTCAGTCAGGAGCAGCACTCGGGCTCACCAGCTGCAGTCAACGGGGCCCAGCCCAGTTTCGCCCCTGGCAGCACCACCCGCAGCAGTGGCACCCCTGAGGCCAACAGCCTCCCACCGCCCAGCAAGGCGCCTGGCAGTTCAGGGCATCAGCCGCCACCGGGCCTGGTGTACCCCTGCGGGGCCTGCCGCAACGAGGTCAACGACGACCAGGATGCTATTTTGTGCGAGGCCTCCTGCCAGAAGTGGTTCCACCGTGAGTGCACGGGCATGACGGAGAACGCCTATGGGCTGCTCACCACTGAGGCCTCAGCTGTCTGGGCCTGCGACTACTGCCTCAAGACCAAGGAGATCCAGTCTGTCTACATCCGCgagggcctggggcagctggtGGCCGCCAACGACGGCTGA